In one window of Pseudochaenichthys georgianus chromosome 5, fPseGeo1.2, whole genome shotgun sequence DNA:
- the cast gene encoding calpastatin isoform X4, translating into MPHKSKKKGHGHDKDHKEAKESQPSRATPKPAAQVSTGKPAQFEKAASGSAMPGVTTATGGATRSGMMAGGSASVGTAGKAKAETNTISATVIDMSSAGSTFVDMTSAGARAAPKEMPKTAAVSQVKATVPSPAAGLSAVTKPKESPKGSAKSATATTTVKAEVPKVDTARPSKPTATAGNVSAQGKKEVTEIKVQVEIPPAAAKGAKEVDPFDALANILPSVGPARVLPVYTGPEVVEHNIISETGLKCGERDSTLPPGYRFDDMPPVPADYKPKDVPTPLSTDEALDSLSFGFASPAAPAAPKKQEVMTEMSATVPTVSVCPPPADKKAKMENLSDDFSLESCLPAATATKAAPPVSSCKAPPADKTTKKVDTKPKADGGDSMSLDALSALVDTLPEDLPKPDLPDLRPEDVISEDKHKKEKGVFVGEREDSIAPEYRFKKEDLKKVPALKPEPVFGTADALDFLSGDFMDSSSAPPAQKAPVVAVCPPANKFMQEKIPDDFSLEAATATKVESSFAVCRGPPAGKKAEVEITAAGTDKLKSGQSDSFSLDVLSALSDTLPADMPKPELPKVRPEDIVSEGKHKKEMGVFVGEREDSIAPGYRFNKEEHKNLPVPKPEPTMGTADALDFLSGSFTDSPSAPPAQPIDYKLPVCLGPPPAVMAPVHTPVPTKVEDFSALDILSEDFVSTTKASGVQAPAPPATKKKTPEDDSFSLDALGALSDTLPKDLPKPELPKLRPEDIISEDKHKKEKGVFVGERDDSIPPEYRFNEEESKKRPAPKPEPSINTGDALDFLSGDFAFSSSAPVVQAPVITPSAPPAQPSADFALDALAEEFVSSRAASTVKSSACAPTESAADPAAGADNALEALDALDALSDTLKDITPVPMPAPVPTKDLVNEEKLKEERLIKMGERDDTLPPEYRPTGDIGKVPAQPKPKGKSMDDKTALDLLSSDFSAAASLPVAPVASGAATTKLEPPVLDSEPLKPMAGAVLDTLSSTLLPDAPEFIPKSDKPKGKSKSKSKSKKHHAEEPHSDQLPAPPSSDVVPKSTRKGGRS; encoded by the exons tCGCAGCCTAGCCGGGCCACACCCAAACCGGCCGCCCAGGTCTCCACTGGGAAGCCTGCACAGTTCGAG AAGGCAGCCTCAGGATCCGCCATGCCTGGGGTTACCACAGCAACGGGTGGAGCCACTCGTAGTGGCATGATGGCGGGAGGAAGTGCTTCAGTTGGGACAGCAGGAAAAGCCAAAGCAGAG ACTAACACTATTTCAGCTACTGTTATTGACATGTCGTCCGCTGGGTCTACCTTTGTTGACATGACATCAGCTGGGGCGAGGGCTGCTCCTAAAGAGATGCCTAAG ACTGCTGCCGTCTCCCAAGTCAAAGCTACGGTTCCCTCTCCTGCCGCTGGCCTCTCTGCAGTGACCAAACCTAAAGAGTCTCCCAAAGGCTCAGCCAAG AGTGCCACTGCTACCACAACAGTCAAGGCCGAGGTGCCTAAAGTTGATACGGCGAGACCATCAAAGCCAACTGCAACGGCTGGAAATGTGTCGGCGCAGGGGAAGAAAGAAGTGACGGAAATCAAG gtgcaggtggagaTTCCTCCGGCAGCAGCTAAAGGAGCCAAAGAG GTTGATCCATTCGATGCCCTGGCCAACATACTGCCATCAGTTGGTCCTGCACGCGTCCTGCCTGTATACACGGGGCCAGAGGTCGTGGAG CATAACATCATCTCCGAGACGGGTCTGAAATGCGGAGAAAGAGACAGCACGCTGCCTCCAGGCTACAGGTTTGATGATATG CCTCCAGTTCCTGCAGATTACAAGCCAAAGGATGTTCCT ACACCACTGAGCACGGACGAGGCCCTGGACTCTCTTTCATTTGGGTTTGCGTCTCCAGCCGCTCCAGCTGCACCCAAGAAGCAAGAG GTAATGACTGAAATGTCTGCAACAGTTCCTACTGTGTCTGTATGTCCTCCTCCAGCTGATAAAAAAGCCAAGATGGAGAATCTCTCGGATGATTTCTCCCTGGAGTCTTGCCTTCCTGCCGCTACTGCCACG AAAGCAGCTCCTCCTGTGTCTTCATGCAAAGCTCCTCCTGCTGATAAAACAACCAAGAAAGTGGACACCAAGCCCAAGGCGGATGGG GGTGACTCTATGTCTCTAGATGCTCTCAGCGCTCTCGTTGACACGCTTCCAGAAGATTTACCAAAACCTGATCTCCCTGACCTCAGACCTGAGGACGTCATCTCG GAGGACAAACACAAGAAGGAGAAGGGTGTGTTTGTAGGAGAGAGGGAAGACTCAATTGCTCCAGAATACAGGTTTAAGAAGGAGGACCTCAAAAAAGTGCCTGCTCTAAAACCTGAG CCCGTCTTCGGTACTGCTGATGCTCTGGACTTTTTGTCTGGAGACTTCATGGACTCCTCATCAGCTCCTCCTGCACAG AAAGCCCCTGTTGTGGCTGTGTGTCCTCCTGCCAACAAATTCATGCAGGAGAAAATCCCTGATGATTTCTCTCTGGAGGCTGCAACTGCCACG AAAGTGGAGTCCAGTTTTGCCGTGTGTCGCGGTCCTCCTGCTGGTAAGAAAGCCGAAGTAGAGATAACCGCTGCCGGAACGGACAAGCTCAAGAGTGGTCAG AGTGACTCCTTCTCCCTGGATGTTCTCAGCGCTCTCAGTGACACGCTGCCAGCGGACATGCCAAAACCTGAACTTCCCAAAGTCAGACCTGAGGACATCGTCTCG GAGGGCAAACACAAGAAGGAGATGGGTGTATTTGTAGGAGAGAGGGAAGACTCAATTGCTCCAGGATACAGGTTTAATAAGGAGGAACACAAAAATCTGCCTGTTCCTAAACCTGAG CCCACCATGGGTACTGCTGATGCTCTGGACTTTTTGTCTGGAAGCTTCACGGATTCACCATCAGCTCCTCCTGCACAG CCAATTGACTACAAACTGCCTGTGTGTCTCGGACCTCCACCTGCTGTCATGGCTCCTGTCCACACTCCTGTTCCG ACCAAAGTAGAGGACTTTTCAGCTCTGGATATTCTTTCTGAAGACTTTGTGTCTACAACCAAAGCTTCTGGAGTTCAGGCACCTGCCCCTCCTGCAACCaagaaaaagacaccagag GATGACTCCTTCTCTCTGGATGCTCTCGGTGCTCTCAGTGACACGCTGCCAAAAGACCTCCCTAAACCTGAACTCCCCAAACTCAGACCTGAGGACATCATCTCG GAGGACAAACACAAGAAGGAGAAGGGTGTGTTTGTAGGAGAGAGGGATGACTCCATTCCTCCAGAATACAGGTTCAATGAGGAGGAAAGCAAAAAAAGGCCTGCTCCTAAACCTGAG CCCTCCATCAACACTGGTGATGCTCTGGACTTTTTATCTGGAGACTTTGCGTTCTCCTCATCAGCTCCTGTGGTCCAGGCTCCTGTCATCACCCCCTCAGCCCCCCCTGCACAG CCCTCTGCAGACTTTGCTCTGGACGCCTTGGCGGAAGAATTTGTTTCCTCCAGGGCTGCTTCGACGGTGAAGTCCTCTGCATGTGCTCCCACAGAATCTGCCGCAGAT CCGGCCGCAGGAGCAGACAATGCCCTGGAGGCCCTGGATGCTCTGGATGCTCTGTCAGACACCTTGAAGGACATCACACCCGTCCCTATGCCCGCCCCAGTTCCTACCAAAGACCTCGTCAAT gaGGAGAAGCTGAAAGAAGAAAGGCTGATTAAGATGGGGGAGAGAGACGACACGTTGCCACCGGAGTATCGACCCACTGGG GATATTGGAAAAGTACCTGCACAACCAAAACCTAAGGGG AAGTCTATGGATGATAAGACAGCGTTGGACCTGCTGTCCAGTGACTTCTCTGCTGCTGCCTCTCTACCTGTAGCACCCGTCGCTTCAGGCGCTGCCACAACAAAGCTGGAACCTCCTGTGCTGGACTCAGAGCCCCTGAAG CCAATGGCTGGCGCTGTCCTGGACACCCTGTCCAGCACCCTGCTCCCAGACGCCCCAGAGTTCATACCTAAGTCAGACAAACCCAag GGCAAGAGcaagtcaaagtcaaagtcCAAA AAGCACCATGCAGAGGAGCCTCACTCTGACCAGCTCCCAGCACCGCCAAGCTCTGACGTCGTGCCCAAATCTACAAGGAAGGGAGGCAGGAGCTAG
- the cast gene encoding calpastatin isoform X17 yields MPHKSKKKGHGHDKDHKEAKESQPSRATPKPAAQVSTGKPAQFEVQVEIPPAAAKGAKEVDPFDALANILPSVGPARVLPVYTGPEVVEHNIISETGLKCGERDSTLPPGYRFDDMPPVPADYKPKDVPTPLSTDEALDSLSFGFASPAAPAAPKKQEVMTEMSATVPTVSVCPPPADKKAKMENLSDDFSLESCLPAATATKAAPPVSSCKAPPADKTTKKVDTKPKADGGDSMSLDALSALVDTLPEDLPKPDLPDLRPEDVISEDKHKKEKGVFVGEREDSIAPEYRFKKEDLKKVPALKPEPVFGTADALDFLSGDFMDSSSAPPAQKAPVVAVCPPANKFMQEKIPDDFSLEAATATKVESSFAVCRGPPAGKKAEVEITAAGTDKLKSGQSDSFSLDVLSALSDTLPADMPKPELPKVRPEDIVSEGKHKKEMGVFVGEREDSIAPGYRFNKEEHKNLPVPKPEPTMGTADALDFLSGSFTDSPSAPPAQPIDYKLPVCLGPPPAVMAPVHTPVPTKVEDFSALDILSEDFVSTTKASGVQAPAPPATKKKTPEDDSFSLDALGALSDTLPKDLPKPELPKLRPEDIISEDKHKKEKGVFVGERDDSIPPEYRFNEEESKKRPAPKPEPSINTGDALDFLSGDFAFSSSAPVVQAPVITPSAPPAQPSADFALDALAEEFVSSRAASTVKSSACAPTESAADPAAGADNALEALDALDALSDTLKDITPVPMPAPVPTKDLVNEEKLKEERLIKMGERDDTLPPEYRPTGDIGKVPAQPKPKGKSMDDKTALDLLSSDFSAAASLPVAPVASGAATTKLEPPVLDSEPLKPMAGAVLDTLSSTLLPDAPEFIPKSDKPKGKSKSKSKSKKHHAEEPHSDQLPAPPSSDVVPKSTRKGGRS; encoded by the exons tCGCAGCCTAGCCGGGCCACACCCAAACCGGCCGCCCAGGTCTCCACTGGGAAGCCTGCACAGTTCGAG gtgcaggtggagaTTCCTCCGGCAGCAGCTAAAGGAGCCAAAGAG GTTGATCCATTCGATGCCCTGGCCAACATACTGCCATCAGTTGGTCCTGCACGCGTCCTGCCTGTATACACGGGGCCAGAGGTCGTGGAG CATAACATCATCTCCGAGACGGGTCTGAAATGCGGAGAAAGAGACAGCACGCTGCCTCCAGGCTACAGGTTTGATGATATG CCTCCAGTTCCTGCAGATTACAAGCCAAAGGATGTTCCT ACACCACTGAGCACGGACGAGGCCCTGGACTCTCTTTCATTTGGGTTTGCGTCTCCAGCCGCTCCAGCTGCACCCAAGAAGCAAGAG GTAATGACTGAAATGTCTGCAACAGTTCCTACTGTGTCTGTATGTCCTCCTCCAGCTGATAAAAAAGCCAAGATGGAGAATCTCTCGGATGATTTCTCCCTGGAGTCTTGCCTTCCTGCCGCTACTGCCACG AAAGCAGCTCCTCCTGTGTCTTCATGCAAAGCTCCTCCTGCTGATAAAACAACCAAGAAAGTGGACACCAAGCCCAAGGCGGATGGG GGTGACTCTATGTCTCTAGATGCTCTCAGCGCTCTCGTTGACACGCTTCCAGAAGATTTACCAAAACCTGATCTCCCTGACCTCAGACCTGAGGACGTCATCTCG GAGGACAAACACAAGAAGGAGAAGGGTGTGTTTGTAGGAGAGAGGGAAGACTCAATTGCTCCAGAATACAGGTTTAAGAAGGAGGACCTCAAAAAAGTGCCTGCTCTAAAACCTGAG CCCGTCTTCGGTACTGCTGATGCTCTGGACTTTTTGTCTGGAGACTTCATGGACTCCTCATCAGCTCCTCCTGCACAG AAAGCCCCTGTTGTGGCTGTGTGTCCTCCTGCCAACAAATTCATGCAGGAGAAAATCCCTGATGATTTCTCTCTGGAGGCTGCAACTGCCACG AAAGTGGAGTCCAGTTTTGCCGTGTGTCGCGGTCCTCCTGCTGGTAAGAAAGCCGAAGTAGAGATAACCGCTGCCGGAACGGACAAGCTCAAGAGTGGTCAG AGTGACTCCTTCTCCCTGGATGTTCTCAGCGCTCTCAGTGACACGCTGCCAGCGGACATGCCAAAACCTGAACTTCCCAAAGTCAGACCTGAGGACATCGTCTCG GAGGGCAAACACAAGAAGGAGATGGGTGTATTTGTAGGAGAGAGGGAAGACTCAATTGCTCCAGGATACAGGTTTAATAAGGAGGAACACAAAAATCTGCCTGTTCCTAAACCTGAG CCCACCATGGGTACTGCTGATGCTCTGGACTTTTTGTCTGGAAGCTTCACGGATTCACCATCAGCTCCTCCTGCACAG CCAATTGACTACAAACTGCCTGTGTGTCTCGGACCTCCACCTGCTGTCATGGCTCCTGTCCACACTCCTGTTCCG ACCAAAGTAGAGGACTTTTCAGCTCTGGATATTCTTTCTGAAGACTTTGTGTCTACAACCAAAGCTTCTGGAGTTCAGGCACCTGCCCCTCCTGCAACCaagaaaaagacaccagag GATGACTCCTTCTCTCTGGATGCTCTCGGTGCTCTCAGTGACACGCTGCCAAAAGACCTCCCTAAACCTGAACTCCCCAAACTCAGACCTGAGGACATCATCTCG GAGGACAAACACAAGAAGGAGAAGGGTGTGTTTGTAGGAGAGAGGGATGACTCCATTCCTCCAGAATACAGGTTCAATGAGGAGGAAAGCAAAAAAAGGCCTGCTCCTAAACCTGAG CCCTCCATCAACACTGGTGATGCTCTGGACTTTTTATCTGGAGACTTTGCGTTCTCCTCATCAGCTCCTGTGGTCCAGGCTCCTGTCATCACCCCCTCAGCCCCCCCTGCACAG CCCTCTGCAGACTTTGCTCTGGACGCCTTGGCGGAAGAATTTGTTTCCTCCAGGGCTGCTTCGACGGTGAAGTCCTCTGCATGTGCTCCCACAGAATCTGCCGCAGAT CCGGCCGCAGGAGCAGACAATGCCCTGGAGGCCCTGGATGCTCTGGATGCTCTGTCAGACACCTTGAAGGACATCACACCCGTCCCTATGCCCGCCCCAGTTCCTACCAAAGACCTCGTCAAT gaGGAGAAGCTGAAAGAAGAAAGGCTGATTAAGATGGGGGAGAGAGACGACACGTTGCCACCGGAGTATCGACCCACTGGG GATATTGGAAAAGTACCTGCACAACCAAAACCTAAGGGG AAGTCTATGGATGATAAGACAGCGTTGGACCTGCTGTCCAGTGACTTCTCTGCTGCTGCCTCTCTACCTGTAGCACCCGTCGCTTCAGGCGCTGCCACAACAAAGCTGGAACCTCCTGTGCTGGACTCAGAGCCCCTGAAG CCAATGGCTGGCGCTGTCCTGGACACCCTGTCCAGCACCCTGCTCCCAGACGCCCCAGAGTTCATACCTAAGTCAGACAAACCCAag GGCAAGAGcaagtcaaagtcaaagtcCAAA AAGCACCATGCAGAGGAGCCTCACTCTGACCAGCTCCCAGCACCGCCAAGCTCTGACGTCGTGCCCAAATCTACAAGGAAGGGAGGCAGGAGCTAG
- the cast gene encoding calpastatin isoform X2, producing MAYAAYWMSLKEEAPASPQIHHSSRSSNSYSTAGSYYGKSQPSRATPKPAAQVSTGKPAQFEKAASGSAMPGVTTATGGATRSGMMAGGSASVGTAGKAKAETNTISATVIDMSSAGSTFVDMTSAGARAAPKEMPKTAAVSQVKATVPSPAAGLSAVTKPKESPKGSAKSATATTTVKAEVPKVDTARPSKPTATAGNVSAQGKKEVTEIKVQVEIPPAAAKGAKEVDPFDALANILPSVGPARVLPVYTGPEVVEHNIISETGLKCGERDSTLPPGYRFDDMPPVPADYKPKDVPTPLSTDEALDSLSFGFASPAAPAAPKKQEVMTEMSATVPTVSVCPPPADKKAKMENLSDDFSLESCLPAATATKAAPPVSSCKAPPADKTTKKVDTKPKADGGDSMSLDALSALVDTLPEDLPKPDLPDLRPEDVISEDKHKKEKGVFVGEREDSIAPEYRFKKEDLKKVPALKPEPVFGTADALDFLSGDFMDSSSAPPAQKAPVVAVCPPANKFMQEKIPDDFSLEAATATKVESSFAVCRGPPAGKKAEVEITAAGTDKLKSGQSDSFSLDVLSALSDTLPADMPKPELPKVRPEDIVSEGKHKKEMGVFVGEREDSIAPGYRFNKEEHKNLPVPKPEPTMGTADALDFLSGSFTDSPSAPPAQPIDYKLPVCLGPPPAVMAPVHTPVPTKVEDFSALDILSEDFVSTTKASGVQAPAPPATKKKTPEDDSFSLDALGALSDTLPKDLPKPELPKLRPEDIISEDKHKKEKGVFVGERDDSIPPEYRFNEEESKKRPAPKPEPSINTGDALDFLSGDFAFSSSAPVVQAPVITPSAPPAQPSADFALDALAEEFVSSRAASTVKSSACAPTESAADPAAGADNALEALDALDALSDTLKDITPVPMPAPVPTKDLVNEEKLKEERLIKMGERDDTLPPEYRPTGDIGKVPAQPKPKGKSMDDKTALDLLSSDFSAAASLPVAPVASGAATTKLEPPVLDSEPLKPMAGAVLDTLSSTLLPDAPEFIPKSDKPKGKSKSKSKSKKHHAEEPHSDQLPAPPSSDVVPKSTRKGGRS from the exons tCGCAGCCTAGCCGGGCCACACCCAAACCGGCCGCCCAGGTCTCCACTGGGAAGCCTGCACAGTTCGAG AAGGCAGCCTCAGGATCCGCCATGCCTGGGGTTACCACAGCAACGGGTGGAGCCACTCGTAGTGGCATGATGGCGGGAGGAAGTGCTTCAGTTGGGACAGCAGGAAAAGCCAAAGCAGAG ACTAACACTATTTCAGCTACTGTTATTGACATGTCGTCCGCTGGGTCTACCTTTGTTGACATGACATCAGCTGGGGCGAGGGCTGCTCCTAAAGAGATGCCTAAG ACTGCTGCCGTCTCCCAAGTCAAAGCTACGGTTCCCTCTCCTGCCGCTGGCCTCTCTGCAGTGACCAAACCTAAAGAGTCTCCCAAAGGCTCAGCCAAG AGTGCCACTGCTACCACAACAGTCAAGGCCGAGGTGCCTAAAGTTGATACGGCGAGACCATCAAAGCCAACTGCAACGGCTGGAAATGTGTCGGCGCAGGGGAAGAAAGAAGTGACGGAAATCAAG gtgcaggtggagaTTCCTCCGGCAGCAGCTAAAGGAGCCAAAGAG GTTGATCCATTCGATGCCCTGGCCAACATACTGCCATCAGTTGGTCCTGCACGCGTCCTGCCTGTATACACGGGGCCAGAGGTCGTGGAG CATAACATCATCTCCGAGACGGGTCTGAAATGCGGAGAAAGAGACAGCACGCTGCCTCCAGGCTACAGGTTTGATGATATG CCTCCAGTTCCTGCAGATTACAAGCCAAAGGATGTTCCT ACACCACTGAGCACGGACGAGGCCCTGGACTCTCTTTCATTTGGGTTTGCGTCTCCAGCCGCTCCAGCTGCACCCAAGAAGCAAGAG GTAATGACTGAAATGTCTGCAACAGTTCCTACTGTGTCTGTATGTCCTCCTCCAGCTGATAAAAAAGCCAAGATGGAGAATCTCTCGGATGATTTCTCCCTGGAGTCTTGCCTTCCTGCCGCTACTGCCACG AAAGCAGCTCCTCCTGTGTCTTCATGCAAAGCTCCTCCTGCTGATAAAACAACCAAGAAAGTGGACACCAAGCCCAAGGCGGATGGG GGTGACTCTATGTCTCTAGATGCTCTCAGCGCTCTCGTTGACACGCTTCCAGAAGATTTACCAAAACCTGATCTCCCTGACCTCAGACCTGAGGACGTCATCTCG GAGGACAAACACAAGAAGGAGAAGGGTGTGTTTGTAGGAGAGAGGGAAGACTCAATTGCTCCAGAATACAGGTTTAAGAAGGAGGACCTCAAAAAAGTGCCTGCTCTAAAACCTGAG CCCGTCTTCGGTACTGCTGATGCTCTGGACTTTTTGTCTGGAGACTTCATGGACTCCTCATCAGCTCCTCCTGCACAG AAAGCCCCTGTTGTGGCTGTGTGTCCTCCTGCCAACAAATTCATGCAGGAGAAAATCCCTGATGATTTCTCTCTGGAGGCTGCAACTGCCACG AAAGTGGAGTCCAGTTTTGCCGTGTGTCGCGGTCCTCCTGCTGGTAAGAAAGCCGAAGTAGAGATAACCGCTGCCGGAACGGACAAGCTCAAGAGTGGTCAG AGTGACTCCTTCTCCCTGGATGTTCTCAGCGCTCTCAGTGACACGCTGCCAGCGGACATGCCAAAACCTGAACTTCCCAAAGTCAGACCTGAGGACATCGTCTCG GAGGGCAAACACAAGAAGGAGATGGGTGTATTTGTAGGAGAGAGGGAAGACTCAATTGCTCCAGGATACAGGTTTAATAAGGAGGAACACAAAAATCTGCCTGTTCCTAAACCTGAG CCCACCATGGGTACTGCTGATGCTCTGGACTTTTTGTCTGGAAGCTTCACGGATTCACCATCAGCTCCTCCTGCACAG CCAATTGACTACAAACTGCCTGTGTGTCTCGGACCTCCACCTGCTGTCATGGCTCCTGTCCACACTCCTGTTCCG ACCAAAGTAGAGGACTTTTCAGCTCTGGATATTCTTTCTGAAGACTTTGTGTCTACAACCAAAGCTTCTGGAGTTCAGGCACCTGCCCCTCCTGCAACCaagaaaaagacaccagag GATGACTCCTTCTCTCTGGATGCTCTCGGTGCTCTCAGTGACACGCTGCCAAAAGACCTCCCTAAACCTGAACTCCCCAAACTCAGACCTGAGGACATCATCTCG GAGGACAAACACAAGAAGGAGAAGGGTGTGTTTGTAGGAGAGAGGGATGACTCCATTCCTCCAGAATACAGGTTCAATGAGGAGGAAAGCAAAAAAAGGCCTGCTCCTAAACCTGAG CCCTCCATCAACACTGGTGATGCTCTGGACTTTTTATCTGGAGACTTTGCGTTCTCCTCATCAGCTCCTGTGGTCCAGGCTCCTGTCATCACCCCCTCAGCCCCCCCTGCACAG CCCTCTGCAGACTTTGCTCTGGACGCCTTGGCGGAAGAATTTGTTTCCTCCAGGGCTGCTTCGACGGTGAAGTCCTCTGCATGTGCTCCCACAGAATCTGCCGCAGAT CCGGCCGCAGGAGCAGACAATGCCCTGGAGGCCCTGGATGCTCTGGATGCTCTGTCAGACACCTTGAAGGACATCACACCCGTCCCTATGCCCGCCCCAGTTCCTACCAAAGACCTCGTCAAT gaGGAGAAGCTGAAAGAAGAAAGGCTGATTAAGATGGGGGAGAGAGACGACACGTTGCCACCGGAGTATCGACCCACTGGG GATATTGGAAAAGTACCTGCACAACCAAAACCTAAGGGG AAGTCTATGGATGATAAGACAGCGTTGGACCTGCTGTCCAGTGACTTCTCTGCTGCTGCCTCTCTACCTGTAGCACCCGTCGCTTCAGGCGCTGCCACAACAAAGCTGGAACCTCCTGTGCTGGACTCAGAGCCCCTGAAG CCAATGGCTGGCGCTGTCCTGGACACCCTGTCCAGCACCCTGCTCCCAGACGCCCCAGAGTTCATACCTAAGTCAGACAAACCCAag GGCAAGAGcaagtcaaagtcaaagtcCAAA AAGCACCATGCAGAGGAGCCTCACTCTGACCAGCTCCCAGCACCGCCAAGCTCTGACGTCGTGCCCAAATCTACAAGGAAGGGAGGCAGGAGCTAG